Proteins encoded together in one Nostoc sp. PCC 7524 window:
- a CDS encoding ABC transporter substrate-binding protein has translation MPIKKHGIDDLLTQVIRWVYLLLNYHYIRLILFSIFTALIVIGCGLSKPKDFSDKTANITSEMRVVKHAMGETKINLNPQRVVVLGGLDNVLALGVKPIAATTLSDNQFPAYLRNLTTGVEKIGVNGQPNLEKILYLKPDLILGLSWDAQLYNQLSQIAPTVLADEEREWKNWLKKYAEALGKTTQAEKLLQEYEQKIDNLRQKMGEKLSQTKVSLVNFWANYTRLYMHGSFSGGILQEIGLPRPQYEDKDKSQENISLELIPQIGGDVIFLILGGHNESRLKQFTNHPLWSRLQAVQQNRVYPVTSDTWIAAWGIKGANLVLDDLFKYLIK, from the coding sequence ATGCCAATTAAAAAGCATGGTATTGATGATTTATTGACCCAGGTAATTAGATGGGTGTATCTCCTACTTAATTATCATTACATCAGATTGATTTTATTTAGTATATTCACAGCTTTAATAGTTATTGGTTGTGGATTAAGTAAACCTAAAGATTTCTCTGACAAGACTGCAAATATCACTTCAGAAATGCGAGTTGTTAAACACGCTATGGGTGAAACAAAAATAAATTTAAATCCACAGCGAGTAGTTGTATTAGGTGGTTTAGATAATGTTTTAGCTCTAGGGGTAAAACCAATCGCAGCCACAACATTAAGTGATAATCAATTTCCTGCTTACCTAAGAAATTTAACAACAGGAGTTGAGAAAATCGGTGTTAATGGTCAACCCAATCTAGAAAAGATTTTATATCTCAAGCCAGACTTAATTTTAGGTCTCTCTTGGGATGCTCAATTGTATAATCAACTATCGCAAATCGCCCCAACAGTATTAGCTGATGAAGAAAGAGAATGGAAAAATTGGTTAAAAAAATATGCAGAAGCACTTGGTAAAACAACACAAGCTGAAAAATTGTTGCAAGAATATGAACAAAAAATAGACAATCTGCGTCAAAAGATGGGAGAAAAACTTTCACAAACAAAAGTATCTTTAGTCAACTTTTGGGCTAATTATACTCGTCTTTATATGCACGGATCATTTAGTGGAGGAATCCTTCAAGAAATCGGTTTACCCCGTCCTCAATATGAAGATAAAGATAAAAGTCAGGAAAACATCTCTTTAGAATTGATTCCTCAAATTGGTGGTGATGTTATTTTCTTAATTCTCGGAGGACACAACGAATCAAGATTGAAACAGTTCACAAATCATCCCCTGTGGTCGCGTTTACAAGCCGTACAACAAAATCGCGTTTATCCAGTTACAAGTGATACATGGATTGCTGCATGGGGAATCAAGGGAGCTAATTTAGTTTTGGATGATTTATTCAAATATTTAATCAAGTAA
- a CDS encoding sucrase ferredoxin translates to MNNIFCAEESCQAKEDPIGTALNRQYYILLEVPLPWTSQPLDSKNIPNQLKDLQSAIEEAASYVRLVFIYNANYYQSGRTRLIIYYQTEEISSGYSKQEYILSDINDAVPIIQKCIRNETPARVETTNIQTRDFLVCTHGSHDKCCAKYGNPFYRQALATVENLSLSHVRVWQSSHFGGHRFAPTMIDLPEGRYYARLNQQSFTAILIRSGDIQCLKNVYRGWGILPWQVQILERELMLHYNWDWFNYQVEGHVIEQNEDETFNKVEITFTKPDGEVNTYRCNVIDDPSKSISFRGECGVNQLVTFSQFTVTELFHLETSLITV, encoded by the coding sequence ATGAACAATATTTTTTGTGCTGAGGAATCTTGTCAAGCCAAAGAAGACCCCATTGGGACTGCGTTAAATCGCCAATATTATATCTTGCTCGAAGTGCCACTACCTTGGACATCTCAACCCTTAGATTCCAAAAATATTCCCAATCAATTAAAAGATTTGCAATCAGCTATTGAGGAAGCAGCTTCTTATGTAAGGTTGGTATTTATTTACAATGCCAATTATTATCAAAGTGGACGAACTCGCTTAATTATCTATTACCAGACAGAAGAAATATCTTCAGGGTATAGCAAGCAAGAATATATCTTATCAGATATTAATGATGCAGTACCCATCATCCAAAAGTGTATCAGAAATGAAACGCCAGCAAGAGTTGAAACAACAAATATTCAAACCAGAGATTTTTTAGTATGTACTCATGGTAGTCATGATAAATGCTGTGCTAAATATGGCAATCCTTTTTATCGTCAAGCATTAGCAACAGTAGAGAATTTATCATTGTCTCATGTGCGAGTGTGGCAAAGTAGCCATTTTGGTGGACATCGTTTTGCACCAACGATGATCGACCTTCCAGAAGGGAGATATTATGCTAGGTTAAACCAACAATCTTTTACTGCCATTTTGATACGAAGTGGTGATATTCAGTGTTTAAAAAATGTCTATCGTGGTTGGGGTATTTTACCTTGGCAGGTGCAAATCTTAGAAAGAGAATTGATGCTTCATTATAATTGGGACTGGTTTAATTACCAAGTTGAAGGTCATGTAATTGAGCAAAACGAAGATGAGACTTTTAATAAAGTAGAAATCACCTTTACAAAACCGGATGGTGAAGTTAACACTTATAGATGTAATGTGATTGATGATCCGAGTAAAAGTATTAGTTTTCGGGGAGAATGTGGGGTGAATCAACTAGTAACTTTTTCCCAGTTTACAGTTACAGAACTATTTCATCTTGAAACATCACTAATTACAGTTTAA
- a CDS encoding TonB-dependent receptor has product MPFDSDESLIFSFTPVVSTTQTPIQPEQPTSEQTPDETTSESDPSIELVVTATRTEEDIQNIPRSVTVITREQIEEQAKLTTNLADILAKTVPGFGSPTNRTNTFGQNLRGRNISVLIDGVPQNSNLQSIPAQLTTIDPSAIERIEIVRGPNAIYGGQATGGVVNIITKRPSGQRLTSTTNIGLDTSLTRSADSFGYNLSHQITGTEGKFDYTVGFSLVTTAGLYDAEGDRIANFAGDDDSRKINALAKVGVELAPDQRLQFTFNHFDQKQNTDFISDEAVDNIPGIQKSRALRKPDGINIIDADDGSFIKNTLFSLNYNNDNIFGSKLQAQAYYRNYGFGGGFPTDNRGGRLRAITQSEGDSEQLGGRLQVETPFNQDKTVSLLWGVDYQNERSSQRFNIFDSGEFDASGGRIFRKIEKRVFVPDYDFRELGVFGQLQWDVSDSLRLSGGLRYVNIGVSLDDYITAEFPRRNIQGGDRSFDSTVFNAGIVYKFTPEVSIFASFSQGFSVPDLGRVFRRPPTGVVNILDSLQLTEPQKVDNYEIGIRGQWNNVQASLSGFYNYSDLGSAFNFNPNTDFLETVRAPQKVYGIEAAIDVQPTQGWKVGGTATWIEGENDEDNDGEYLALNSITVPPLKLTAYVENETLKGWRNRLQLLYSGDRDRAFNDGVEDGKINSYITVDYISSIKLGQGELQIGIQNLFNNQYFPVYSQYFAPFFDSANYAGQGRTLSIGYRINW; this is encoded by the coding sequence GTGCCATTCGATAGTGATGAAAGTCTAATTTTTAGCTTCACACCTGTTGTTTCAACGACACAAACACCAATACAACCAGAACAGCCAACCAGTGAACAAACACCAGATGAAACGACATCTGAAAGTGACCCATCAATTGAACTGGTGGTGACAGCAACGCGTACCGAAGAAGATATCCAGAATATCCCGCGTTCTGTAACTGTGATTACTCGTGAACAGATTGAGGAACAAGCAAAATTAACCACTAACTTAGCTGATATCTTGGCGAAAACCGTTCCTGGCTTTGGTTCACCAACTAATCGCACTAATACATTTGGGCAAAATTTGCGGGGTCGCAATATCTCAGTTTTGATTGACGGTGTTCCCCAAAATAGTAATTTACAATCAATTCCTGCTCAATTAACAACTATAGATCCCAGTGCAATCGAACGCATTGAAATTGTACGCGGCCCAAATGCGATCTATGGTGGTCAAGCAACTGGTGGTGTCGTCAATATTATTACTAAGAGGCCAAGCGGTCAAAGACTAACTTCTACAACAAATATTGGTTTAGACACTTCTTTAACTCGTTCCGCAGATAGTTTTGGTTACAACCTTTCCCATCAAATTACAGGGACAGAAGGTAAATTTGACTACACTGTAGGTTTTTCTCTGGTGACAACTGCGGGATTATATGATGCAGAAGGCGATCGCATTGCTAACTTTGCAGGTGATGATGATAGCAGAAAAATCAATGCTTTGGCAAAAGTAGGAGTAGAATTAGCACCTGATCAACGTCTGCAATTTACCTTTAACCATTTTGATCAAAAACAAAATACTGATTTTATTTCTGATGAAGCAGTTGATAATATACCCGGAATTCAAAAATCTCGCGCTCTGAGGAAACCAGATGGCATAAATATAATTGATGCTGATGATGGTAGTTTTATCAAAAACACTTTATTCAGCTTAAATTACAATAATGACAATATTTTTGGTAGCAAGCTGCAAGCTCAAGCTTACTATCGTAATTATGGTTTTGGTGGTGGATTTCCTACTGATAACCGGGGTGGAAGATTAAGAGCAATTACTCAATCAGAAGGAGATTCTGAACAGTTGGGAGGAAGATTACAAGTTGAAACACCCTTCAATCAAGATAAAACTGTGAGCTTACTTTGGGGTGTGGACTATCAAAATGAGCGTAGTTCTCAAAGGTTTAATATTTTCGATTCTGGGGAATTTGACGCATCAGGTGGTCGCATCTTTCGTAAGATTGAGAAGCGGGTTTTTGTCCCAGATTACGACTTTAGAGAACTGGGTGTATTTGGTCAATTGCAATGGGATGTATCTGATAGTTTACGCTTGAGTGGTGGTTTGCGTTATGTAAATATTGGTGTGAGTTTAGACGACTACATCACCGCCGAATTTCCCCGGCGTAATATTCAAGGTGGCGATCGCAGTTTTGATTCTACAGTATTTAATGCCGGAATTGTCTACAAATTTACACCGGAAGTTAGTATATTTGCTAGCTTTTCTCAAGGCTTTTCAGTTCCCGATTTAGGTCGTGTTTTCCGCCGTCCCCCCACAGGAGTCGTCAATATTTTGGACTCTCTACAACTGACAGAACCGCAAAAAGTAGACAATTATGAAATCGGTATTCGGGGTCAATGGAATAATGTGCAAGCGTCCTTATCTGGTTTCTACAACTATTCTGATTTAGGTTCAGCTTTTAACTTTAACCCTAACACTGACTTCTTAGAGACTGTTCGCGCTCCCCAAAAAGTTTACGGTATAGAAGCTGCGATTGATGTCCAACCGACTCAAGGCTGGAAAGTTGGGGGTACAGCTACTTGGATAGAAGGGGAAAATGACGAAGACAATGATGGTGAATATTTAGCACTCAACAGTATTACAGTTCCACCCTTGAAATTGACAGCCTATGTAGAAAATGAAACCCTCAAGGGTTGGCGGAATAGATTACAATTGCTTTACTCAGGCGATCGCGATCGGGCTTTTAATGATGGTGTAGAAGATGGTAAAATTAACAGCTACATCACAGTAGACTACATCAGCAGTATCAAACTGGGTCAAGGGGAATTACAAATAGGTATTCAAAACCTATTCAATAACCAATATTTCCCAGTTTACTCCCAATACTTTGCACCTTTCTTTGATAGTGCTAATTATGCTGGACAAGGTAGAACTCTCAGTATTGGATATCGAATTAATTGGTAA